The Anaerolineae bacterium region TGCTCAACAAACACCTGAGCGCCGAAGAAATGCCGGAAATCACGGCCTTGATTGTTTTTGTGGATAATAACGTTGAGCTGACAGTGAACGACCCGGTTATCCCCGTGATGCGCAGCAATGAACTGAAAACTTATTTACGTGAGCAGGATAAACAGAGAACTATCCCAGCCGCCCTGAAAAATACTCTGGTAGAAATTATTGGCGGTGAGCGTCAAACGTCGGGGAAGTGAGTTGTTGGATTGAGGCCAGGGCATTGCCTCCGTAATTTGATTTCAGGAGAGAAAATGCCTGTAGCCTAACCCCATAAATTGCATCTGATTAAGGTAGTGGTAAAATTGGGTAAACGAAACCTATATTAATCATTTTAAAAACAAGGAGATACAAATGGATAAACAAACACTGATCAATCACTTAAATGAGGACCTTGCCGGTGAGCTAGGCGCTATCATTCAATACATCACCTATGCGGCCAAAGCAACAGGGCCGTATCGTCCTCAACTGGCGGCATTCTTTTTAACCGAAGTAGCCGATGAACAAATGCATGCTCAGTTTTTGGCAAATAAGATTGTGGCTCTTGGCGGGGAGCCAACCACTACCCCGGCTCCCGTTCCCCCGGCCAAAACAAACCGCGAAATGCTGGAAGCCGTGCTGGCCGCAGAAATACAAGCGGGTAAGGATTACACGCAGCGAGCGCAAGAAGCGGAAGATTTTGGCGATAAGGGATTAGTGGTTCAGCTTGAAGATATGGTTCGGGATGAAATGGGACATTCCGAAGAAACAGAACGGATGTTACGCGACTGGCCTGTTTGATCTTGGTGACAATTTACTTGCTGATTTCTTTAACCAAAGTGAAGCAAGCCGATAAGGGATGTGACTCTGGCAAGCTGACCGCTGCTTTAGAAAGGTACAAATATTCTTTATCGGCTTGTTTTTTTAAGACGGTCTTACCAGCAAGAAGTTGGCTATCACTCAACCTCAACAGCAACATATTTTTCAGAAAGCCAACCAGCGGGAGTTATACTGAGATTAATTTGAAACCGTTACTTTCAGTAACAATGGTGGATATGTCATTTCGACCGAAGGGAGAAATCTCCTCGAAACCGTACCTTTAGAAGGAGATTTCTCGGCCTATGGCCTCGAAATGACATTCAGCTTGTCGCTTAACAAAA contains the following coding sequences:
- a CDS encoding ferritin-like domain-containing protein gives rise to the protein MDKQTLINHLNEDLAGELGAIIQYITYAAKATGPYRPQLAAFFLTEVADEQMHAQFLANKIVALGGEPTTTPAPVPPAKTNREMLEAVLAAEIQAGKDYTQRAQEAEDFGDKGLVVQLEDMVRDEMGHSEETERMLRDWPV